The DNA sequence CTTTTAAATTTTATTAATTGGTTAAAGCTTGATAATTACAATTATGGTTTGACGAAAGAAAGTTTAAATTTACTTGATATGGTTTTTCAAACAAAAAATTATTATAAAAAAATATTAGCAGAAAATAAAATTGATGTAAATATTAAAATTGACGATCATCAATATTTATATATGGATTATGAAATTGCAAATTCTATTTTCAATAATATATTTTTATTTCTAAAAAGAATTACAAAATTTAATAGTACAATTGTTATTCAAACTGTAAAATCCGAAATAGAAAATTTTTCCGTTGTGGAATTTATTACAAATTGTGCGGAAGAAGATTTATCATATTTAACAAATATAAAATTAGAAAAATTAACCGGAAATGTTTCTTATCCAATTGTATTTGCTATAAAGTTTACGGAATTATCCGGCGGACATTTTGAATTTTTTCAAGATATTGATAATACATTAAAAATAGTTTTGAGCTTGCCGAATCGATAGTTAAAGCACAATTGTATTAATTCCAAATACAAAATTATTTTTTCCGCGGTAATTTAATTTCCATGTAAATTCAAAATTCATTGGAATTAACAAATGTCCCAAACTAAATCCCAATTCGTAAAAAGGTTTTTTGAATATTGCCGAATTGTGCATTAAAATATTTGCACTTTGCGATGTAATTTTTGATACAGCCATATTTAAATGAACCGTAAATTGTAATTGCAGATCTTTTATAAAAGAAATTTGCGCAAGTGTAAATAACTCATCGCCAAAATTATGTTTTAAGAAAACTTCCGTAACGTCATCGCCAAAAACTTCTCCAATCCGCAAAGTTCTAAACGAATTATTTTTTCCCGCTGAACTAATATTTCCCGGAAGCGCATGCAGCATTTGAAACGGAACTGCGCCATTTGAAAATATTTTATTTGCATAAAATTCCATCATCCAATTATCTGCGGTAGAAAATGTGCCGTAAGTATTTAATTCAAAAATCGAAAAATCATTTTCACTTTTTAATATTTTCTCATCGCTAATTAATGCCGAACCTTCAAATATTATATTATTTCTTCTGGGAATTCTTCTTCTAAAAAATCCGTCTTCAATAAATTTTCTAAAATCCAAAGTGAAGTTTGCAGTAACAGCATTGGTCTTTGTATTGAATATTGATTTATTTAATGAATATTTTTTACTCGGAAAGAAAAATGAAAAATTGGAATTATTTTTTGCCGATTTATCAGTTCTATTTAAAAATCCAATTCCCAAATTTAAAATTGAAAAAACTTCTGAATTTATTTCTGCTTCAAATCCTTTTGTATAATAATAATCTCTAAAATCATACTTGGTAATTAAGCTTAAAAATGTTGATGTAAATTTGTTGTAATTATCTGATACGCCAAATAAATCAGTAATTTTATCGTAAGCATTTAGCTTAAGCGTTGTTGTGCGCAAATCTCCGAATCTATAATTTGCAGAAAATTTTTTCTTAAATTTTTTATCGGAAAATCCGTAACTAATTTCTGCAATTCCGTTTAATCTTTGTTCTTCCGCATCGGAAAAGTATAAATCAAAATTTAATGCGTGACCTTCAACTTTATTAAAACTGTATATATCAATTGGTCCGCTGATAGAAAAATTATCATTTAATTTTATTGTTTGCGAAAGTAAATTTATTTCTTCGCCCAATTCTGCATTGACTTTTTTGAGACTATCAATTCTTGAATATGCAATATTTTCTTCAACAGTATTTGGAATTGATTGAATTGAATTCCAATAATCTTCATTTTTTTTATCTGCTTCCGGCAAAACGGAAATTAATGTATTATCAAAAAAATCATCTTCAATATTTGTGTTGATTTCATAATCATTCATAATTGTGTTAAGCTCAAAACCAAATTTTGCTAAACCCAAATAATTTCCGTTTGCAAAAATTCTGTAATCAACTGGAAGAATAATTCCGTTTTCAAATTGTGAAAATTGCTGAAATATTTTTACTTGATCGAAAAGTCCGCCGGGATTTGCCATTCTGTTTAAGTTAACATCAACTTTCAACAAATAAAATGTACTGTCTTCAATAAATAAATTTCCGTAAAAACCGGGATCGGCAGTATTATCAGTATTAAAATAAATTTGATAAACTTTTTTATTGTCTATTGCAGTTTCTTTTTCGATATAAAAATAATAATAAGTTAGTGCTTGTTTAGAAATTGGGCATGGAATCATTTTTCCAAGAAAAGTAAGTTTGTCTTCATAAAAACTTTGCAAAACATTTCCGCCGGTTAAAGTATTAACAAAAGGTGGAGTATTTGCGGTTTGCTTTCTTGCAACAATATAATATTTTCTGTTATCGGGAGTTTTGAAAAATCCGCGACTTTCATTTTCTAAAATTCCGGTAATTTTAACATCGCCGGTATCTTTGGAAGATAAAGAATAACTTCCGGTATTAAAATCTTGCGTGGTTTTAATTAATCCTTTTGTGTATGCGGAATATTTATAATCAGAAATTTTATTTTTAATCTTTTCCTTTGCGGCAATTGCTTTTTCAATAATATCGTATGCGGGATTTCTATCCGGCTTAACCGTAACTTCTGCTAATTTTATTTGAATTGGATCAAGATAAAAATTTACAATTTTATTCGAAGTTAAATTTATGCGAATTGTATCTGATTTGTAGCCAAGATAAGAAGTTATTAAATTGTAATTTCCTTCAATTAAATTTAATCTAAATTCTCCCGAAATATTTGTGGAAGTTCCAAATCCGGTTTGATCAACTTTAATATTTGCATAACCCAAACCAAGTTTGGTTTGATTATCAAATACAAATCCGGTAATTGAATGTTTTTGTGCGGAAATTTTTAGTGAAAAAAATAATTGAAAAAATAAAATGCAGAATGTGATTTTTGTCTTCATAAAATTGATAAATAATATTTTTGTTTCTTTAAGATAAGAAATTTTATAAAATATTAAATTATCAATAATTTGAAAAGATTTTTGGTGAAGTAATTTTTCTTTTATTCAAGCCAAGAAAGAATTTTAAATGTATTTGTACTTGGAAAATAAGGAGGAACTTTTCTTAAAAGTCTGCTATCATATTTATAATCCTTTTCAGAAAAACCAGATAATGCAATTACTTTTCCAAACTTATTAACAATAAAGGTACCGACTCCACCTCTTGTTTTTTGAGTTATTCCCCCAATTAAGTTAATAGAACCACTTAGTGCTCTTGTTGTTAAATTTTCAACCGTAAAACTTCCGTCTTGACAATAAATTGCGGCATTTATATTTACATCTGAACGATTAGCAATATTATCACTTATTATTACATTATTTTGAGAAATAATACCTAATAAATCTTGCGAAGGGTCATTTTTATCCATTGGATCTGGTTGATCTGCATAAACAATATCATTTTCTATATAAACATTTTTATTAGTTCCAATAGACCATTTCCCTTTAACTGTACCTTCAATTCTAACATCTGCATTTTTTGCATAAATAACTCCATTTGGTGCAAGATCACTGCCCAAAACAGTTTTGTATTTTTTTGGATTTGTAGTTGAATATTTAATACTATCGCCTTTGAATTCGACATTAATTTCACTGCCGCTTAATACACAACCACCAGCACTTGAATAAGCTGCCAAGTTTGTAATTCCGTCAGTGGGAATATCAATTGTTAGTCCAGGTGAATATGTTCCAATAATCGTTGGAGAATCTTTTGTTTTATTAGTATAATATTTCATTGTGCCGCCATGAGAAGTTGATGGACCAGCAAAATAAGGATGACCTTGAACTTGGATATTATCATTAGTATGAAAAGGTCCCCAAACAGAATCTTTTTCACTCCACCAAACATCACCTTCAACATCGGAAAAATATGCATATTGAGAAAAACTAGCCATTGCAATCTTAACTTCAATAGTTTTTGATTTACCTTGATGGGTTCCAGTTGATGTAACAATTTTAATATCACCGGAATCTCTAACTGAAATTGCAAGATTTTCAATTCCATTAAAACTGTATGGAGAAGAACTTGGTTCCCAACTTGAGGATCTCGATAAATTACTTGCAGCAAAATTTACTCCGCTTCGAGCAATTTCCTTAGCAAATGAATTTTCATAATATCCAGCAGAATTATCAACCGCGGTTGTTGAAATATTATTCATATTTAAACCGATAATTAAAATAATTGTGCTATAACCAAGAACCAATATTAATGCAGCTTTTCCGCCCATTTTTTACCTGCTCATATTTTTTGCAGCAACTCTAATTTGTCGCCAAAAAATTGTTGGATATTTTTCTGAATGAACTTTCTCATCGTTCCCTGTATCATAACCGTAAGAATCTTCAACTTTAAGATCAATCTGAATATACGAAATTAATTTTGTATCAATAGGATGCAAAAGTTCATTTCCAAGATTATCAAAGTAGTTTAATCTAAATTCTGTTAGTCCTAAATTGCTACCGTTTTTAGTTTCGCCTTTTGCATATCTGTACAATAGTCGGTCATACGGATTAGGCGTAGAAGTTATTGTTGGACCAAATTCATAGGTTAAGATATCTTTAGTTCCATCACCTCTTATATTTTGAAAACCTTGTGCAAAATCTGTTTTAAATGAAATTTTTGTTGAATCTGCATAAACAATCATATCTTCAGGTGCTTCAATACTATCGGTATTTTCACAGTATCCAATTCTTGCAAAATCGTGTTCTATCAGTTCTACAATTGAAACCAAATTTTGCTGAGCAATTAATTCATTCTGGAATTGATTTGATTTCTCTGAAGAATTTAACATTAAAGCTCTTACGGAAAGCAAAACCATTCCACCAATTATAGCAGCACCTAATATATCAATTAACGTTGAAAAGCCCATTTTATAACATCACCCATTGACTGAATAAACTAGTTATTGTCATTGTATCTGGTTTATCTGTAAAATAATTTAAGAGTGTTGGACTCGTTATTCTTACTGTTACACTTTTATTAAAAGATTTTGAAGTTGTTACTTGCAAATCATCATTCATATAATCTACATAGACATAGGAAGTAAACTCTCCCATATTTGGAATAGTATCAATTTTTACTAGATTGTTATAATCATCAACATCATCAAAATTGGGATAGTTTTCCCCAGTTTCTTTTCCCAAAGTTGAAGAAAAATTATTTGCCGATAGAATTTTAGTTCCTTTAATAATTTCTTCGTCATATGCTTTTCCACTAATTTCATCTAAAATAGATTGTCCGACAGAAGTTGCCAAAATAAATTCTTTATTATAAATCATATTATCTTGAGTTGTTAATGACGCTCGATTATGATTTAGCGTTGTTATAACAACTAAGGTTAATGCAGCAATCGTAATTAACATCTGCCCGGTGTTCATATAGTTATTTTTCTATTAATTATAAAACATTATCGTCAAGTATTTGATTTAAATTAACCAAATTGATATAAGTCAATCCAAAACTTGCTTAAATTTTTACTTTGAAAAAGAGATAATAATGTACTATTCTAACCAAGAAAGGATTCTGAAAGTACTTGTACTCGGGAAATATGGAGGAACCATTCTTTGTAATCTGCTATCATAACGATAATTTTTAGCAAACCCGCTTTCTATATTTCCGGAGCTTGAATTAAAAGTACCAACACCTTGTCTTGTTTTTTGAGTTACTCCTCCAACTAAATTAATATAACCGCTGACGGGTCTTGTCTTATAATCTTCTGCTTGAAAACCGCCGTTTTCAACATAAATTGAGGCATGAATATTTATATCGCTGGAATTTTCTGCATTATTTGTAACATAAACATTTTCTTTAGAAAGAATTCCCAATAAATCATTTGAAGGATCATTTTTATCAGTAAAATCCGGAACATCATTATATACTATGTCATCGTCTAAATAAACAGATTTATTTGTTCCAACCGACCATTTTCCTTTTACCGTACCTTGTAACCTCAGATTACCATTTTCTACGTAAATAATTCCGGATGTAGAAAGATCACTCCCTAATACTGTTGTATATGCATCGGCAGCATTGAATTTATATTTCAAACTATCTCCGGCAAATTCCAAGAAAACTTCGGGATGACCCGAAAAAACATAACCGCCAGTTCCAGATGCCTTTGTTGATAATCCGGAAACTCCGTCTATCGGTAAAGAAATTGTTAACCCGGGATTGTAATCTCCCACAATTACCGGCTCATCTGCAGCAGCATCGCTTTGGTAAATTAGTGAGCCGCCATGCGAAGTTGATGGACCATTAAAATATGGATGTTTTGAAACTCTGAGTACATCATTTGTATGAAAAGGTCCCCAAACCGAATCTTTTTTTGTCCACCAAATTTCTTCTCCGGTCGGAGCTTCTTCATCGGAAAAATATGCAAATTCTGAAAAGCTTGCAGCTCTTACTTTTACTTCAATTAATTTAGTTATGCCTTTATATTCACCAATTGCAGTAATAGTTTTTACATCACCCGTATCTTTAACACTTATTATTAAATTTTCTTCCCCGGAAAAACTATATGGATTTCCATCTGGCTGCCAGCCGGGATTTTTTGCAATATTACTTGCGGCTAAATTTATTCCGGTTCGCGCAATTTCTTTTGCCGTAACCAATTCAAAATATTTACCCGAATTATCTGCAGCGGATCCGGATACAGAATTAAAATTCAATCCAATAATCAAAAGTATGCTGCTGAATCCTAAAACTAATAATAAGGCTGCTTTTCCTCCCATATTACCTGCTTATATTTTTGGTTGCTAAACGAATTTGGCGCCACAATGCCGTTTGGTATTTTTCACTATGTTCTTTTTCTAAATTATCTGTATCATATCCGTAACAGTCTTCAACTTTTATATCTATCTGCATTGAAGCAATTATTTGTGCATTTATCGGATGGGAAAGTAAATTGCCGAAATTATCAAAATATTTTATTGAAAAATGTGTAATTCCCAAATTTGATGCATCTTTATCAAAACCCGGAATAAATCTGTATAATAATTTGTCATTAGGATTTGGAGTTTTATTTACATCATCACCCAATTCATAACGCAAAGTATCAAGAATTCCATCTCCTCTAAAATCTGAAGAGTTTAAAGCAAGGTCTGTGCAGAATTCAATAGCAGTGGAATCTGCATAAAGAATCATATTTTCCGGATTGGGAATTTTTGTCGGATCTTCACAATAGCCTAATCGGGAAAAATCATATTCAATTAAATCTATTATTGAAACTAAATTTTGCTGTACAATTAAATCGCTATGATATTTGCTTGTATTTTCACTAACATTACCGTTAAACGCTTTTATTGTTAGGAGCATTAATGCTCCAATTATCATTGCTCCAAGTATGTCAATTAATGTACTAAATCCCATAATTTATAACATTTTCCATTGGCTAAATACTGTTGATATTGCAATTGTATCTACAATTCCAGTAAACGGATTTTTTAAATTTGTATTTGTAACTTTGATTTTTACAGCTTTATGGTAAGTGTTTGATGCAGAATATTGAAGATCATCATTAACATAATTTACATTTACTTTAAAATTGAAAACTCCAAAATTTTCAACTGAATCTTTTTTTGAAAAATTATTAAAATCATCAATATCATCAAAATTTGGATATGCCTCACCGGACTCGGATGTTAACGCAGAAGAAAAATTAGAAGCATTTGTAATTACAGCACCACTAATAATTTTTTCATCAAAAGCTTTATTACTTATTTCATCAAGCAAAGATTGCGCAGCGGTTGTTGTTAGAATATATTCTTTATTATAAATTAAATTATCCTGAGTGTTGAGCGAACTTTTGTTAAAGTTCAAAACTGTCAGCACAACTAATGCTAAAGCTGCAATTGTAATTAACGTTTGTCCGGTATTCATTTTACATTTTCATTTAATTTATTCAAACCAAGAAACAATTTCATATGATGTTGTTGAGGGAAATGCAGGAGGTGTAGAATGTCTATATCGTTTATCATATTTTATTACTTGGTTGTATCCAGCACCATTTGTGTAACCAGTTGTTTGAGCAGTATTTTCTATTAAACTTCCATGAATTCTCATTTTACCCATATTTGGTTTTGAAGAACTTATTCCTTCAACTGAAATTCCACCACCATAATTAAAAAGTGCAGCATGTATATTTATATCATTTCTGTTTGCTGCATTGTCTTTGACTACAACTTGTTGTTCAGCAACAATACCAAGCATATCTTCACAATCTGGATTTGTAACAGTTGTTCCTCCAGAGACAAATTTCAGAGGATCATTACGATATACAATATCATCTTCTAAATAAACATTTCCCGTCGAGCCGCCACTTTTGGCTGTTCCAACAGTATATTTTCCATTAACTGTTCCAGATAAATAGATATTCCCTTTTTTATTCCAAATAACTCCATTAGTTGTAAGAGTATCTAAATCTGCATTAACTGGAGTTGTCCAACTTGAAGTTCCGGTTTTTTTTGTACTCCAATCAACAGTTCCATCAGAATTAAATTTTAACCTAACGTCTAAATTGTGTCCACTAGGATCATTGAATAATTTTCCACCACTTGTAGCAATACCTTCAAGGGCAGAAGTATTGAGTGTAAATGGAACATCAACTGGTGTTTCGTAACCTCCTTTAAATTCGGGATTTGCTGCTCCATATCCATATGAATTACCAACCATTTTTAATCCGGCTTTTGTAGTAACTTTTCCAAGAAAAACCGGTGATCCAAGTGTATTTAACTTTCCTTGTGTATGAAAGGGACCATCAATTGTATCACCAGTAACCAAATAACCAGTACCCCAATTTTTTGTATAATAACCAAACCTTGAATAGTTTGTAGCATTTAAAATAAAATTTACTCTTGATTCTTCAGTTATTTTTTCGCCAGCATAGAAAAAACTATAAACTGCTTTCGCATCAAATTTTGCTTTTGCATTTACAGGATTATTTACAGTAAGAACAGCATATCCGCCATTCATATAAAGTGTATCATGGCCAAATCCCGACCAATTTGGATTTCTAAATAACTCATTAGCTGCAATGTTTGCAGCACTTGATGCAATATTATGTGCATTGGTTTTTACATAATAACTGGTTAGTCTTTCTGTGGCTTGAGCCGTTGTATTAGTTGAATTATATTTTACAACTGTAAACATCAAACTAAATGAAATTACAACAAGTAATATTGCTTTTCCACCCATCTATTTAATAC is a window from the Ignavibacteriota bacterium genome containing:
- a CDS encoding HAMP domain-containing histidine kinase produces the protein MNQENLTERDQFFSKLSHDLRGSFTSTLGFSDILNDPNEKLTYEEVNEFVSRIGNQTRESYELLLNFINWLKLDNYNYGLTKESLNLLDMVFQTKNYYKKILAENKIDVNIKIDDHQYLYMDYEIANSIFNNIFLFLKRITKFNSTIVIQTVKSEIENFSVVEFITNCAEEDLSYLTNIKLEKLTGNVSYPIVFAIKFTELSGGHFEFFQDIDNTLKIVLSLPNR
- a CDS encoding carboxypeptidase-like regulatory domain-containing protein translates to MKTKITFCILFFQLFFSLKISAQKHSITGFVFDNQTKLGLGYANIKVDQTGFGTSTNISGEFRLNLIEGNYNLITSYLGYKSDTIRINLTSNKIVNFYLDPIQIKLAEVTVKPDRNPAYDIIEKAIAAKEKIKNKISDYKYSAYTKGLIKTTQDFNTGSYSLSSKDTGDVKITGILENESRGFFKTPDNRKYYIVARKQTANTPPFVNTLTGGNVLQSFYEDKLTFLGKMIPCPISKQALTYYYFYIEKETAIDNKKVYQIYFNTDNTADPGFYGNLFIEDSTFYLLKVDVNLNRMANPGGLFDQVKIFQQFSQFENGIILPVDYRIFANGNYLGLAKFGFELNTIMNDYEINTNIEDDFFDNTLISVLPEADKKNEDYWNSIQSIPNTVEENIAYSRIDSLKKVNAELGEEINLLSQTIKLNDNFSISGPIDIYSFNKVEGHALNFDLYFSDAEEQRLNGIAEISYGFSDKKFKKKFSANYRFGDLRTTTLKLNAYDKITDLFGVSDNYNKFTSTFLSLITKYDFRDYYYTKGFEAEINSEVFSILNLGIGFLNRTDKSAKNNSNFSFFFPSKKYSLNKSIFNTKTNAVTANFTLDFRKFIEDGFFRRRIPRRNNIIFEGSALISDEKILKSENDFSIFELNTYGTFSTADNWMMEFYANKIFSNGAVPFQMLHALPGNISSAGKNNSFRTLRIGEVFGDDVTEVFLKHNFGDELFTLAQISFIKDLQLQFTVHLNMAVSKITSQSANILMHNSAIFKKPFYELGFSLGHLLIPMNFEFTWKLNYRGKNNFVFGINTIVL
- a CDS encoding DUF4900 domain-containing protein, giving the protein MGGKAALLLVLGFSSILLIIGLNFNSVSGSAADNSGKYFELVTAKEIARTGINLAASNIAKNPGWQPDGNPYSFSGEENLIISVKDTGDVKTITAIGEYKGITKLIEVKVRAASFSEFAYFSDEEAPTGEEIWWTKKDSVWGPFHTNDVLRVSKHPYFNGPSTSHGGSLIYQSDAAADEPVIVGDYNPGLTISLPIDGVSGLSTKASGTGGYVFSGHPEVFLEFAGDSLKYKFNAADAYTTVLGSDLSTSGIIYVENGNLRLQGTVKGKWSVGTNKSVYLDDDIVYNDVPDFTDKNDPSNDLLGILSKENVYVTNNAENSSDINIHASIYVENGGFQAEDYKTRPVSGYINLVGGVTQKTRQGVGTFNSSSGNIESGFAKNYRYDSRLQRMVPPYFPSTSTFRILSWLE